From a region of the Arachis ipaensis cultivar K30076 chromosome B09, Araip1.1, whole genome shotgun sequence genome:
- the LOC107617579 gene encoding 17.4 kDa class III heat shock protein, producing the protein MASIVDSFNLFNLPEAVEKMLFPTHHSHDHDHAREGRVVSNIPVDILDNPKEYVFFMDVPGLSKSEIQVTVEDENALVIRSNGKRKREDGDDEGCKYLRLERRAPHKLQRKFRLPENANPSAITAKCENGVLTVTVEKHPPPTKSKTVEIAIA; encoded by the exons ATGGCGAGTATTGTTGACTCGTTCAATCTGTTCAATTTGCCAGAGGCAGTGGAAAAAATGTTGTTCCCTACTCATCATAGCCATGACCATGACCACGCTCGAGAGGGCAGGGTAGTATCAAACATTCCAGTGGATATTTTGGACAATCCCAAAGAGTATGTGTTCTTCATGGATGTTCCGGGTCTCTCCAAATCTGAAATTCAG GTAACCGTGGAAGATGAGAACGCACTTGTTATTAGGAGCAACGGGAAAAGGAAACGTGAAGACGGTGACGACGAAGGCTGCAAGTACCTAAGGCTGGAGAGGAGAGCACCACACAAATTGCAAAGGAAGTTTCGTCTGCCTGAGAACGCTAACCCCTCCGCTATCACAGCCAAGTGTGAGAACGGGGTTCTTACTGTTACTGTTGAGAAACACCCTCCACCAACGAAATCTAAAACAGTTGAAATTGCCATTGCTTGA
- the LOC107617578 gene encoding CCAAT/enhancer-binding protein zeta, protein MSKSNSKNKKLSKEPQDLELIKSDVASFASSLGLSTSQSYSGFNDVDFRKPNKPPKKDKKQRETATKPLQRNNQAPSTKETSRSNAHHEKANPKPKTPVLSLEDGNKERGFNRFKNLPKLPLVKASALGVWFEDAAELEAKVVGEGKKVEVKDLEEWRGFVEKKRELGERLMAQYAQDYESTRGQSSDIKMLVSTQRSGTAADKVSAFSVLVGDNPVANLRSIDALLGMVTSKVGKRHALTGFEALQELFIASLLPDRKLKTLIQRPLNHVPETKDGYSLLLFWYWEECLKQRYERFVVALEEASRDMLPALKNKALKSIYILLSRKSEQERKLLSALVNKLGDPDNRAASNADYHLSNLLSDHPNMKAVVIDEVDTFLFRPHLGPRSQYHAVNFLSQIRLTNRGDGPKVAKRLIDVYFALFKVLISSASSNQKLDKSSKANPKEQKSKSTPESHAELDSRLLSALLTGVNRAFPYVSSTEVDDIVDVQTPILFQLVHSKNFNVGVQALMLLDKITSKNQIASDRFYRALYSKLLLPAAMNTSKAEMFVALLLRAMKRDVNLKRVAAFSKRLLQVALQMPPQYACACLFLLSELLKARPPLWNMVLQSESIDDELEHFEDVIEETDNEPSTVSKKQADNITLAQNGDDENNDSDSSEGKDDLPASSEDDDDSDGASEEDADFLLAKDEPSIKKPKSASKNKSKSASDDEGQQSKVSAKKSLLPGGYDPRHREPSYCNADRVSWWELMVLASHAHPSVSTMARTLLSGANVVYNGNPLSDLNLTAFLDKFMEKKPKQSSWHGGSQIEPTKQMDINNHLIGKEILSLAEEDVPPEDLVFHKFYTNKMSSKPKKKKKKKSADDEDADFFDDDEEVEGGDESDNEEIENLLDTAEAERYDYDDLDNVAEEEDDDLIGDADIPSDMSGGEADDAIDDDDDATIDDDDDDDDNDDIEIGDIDDASDVDFDEDEVDKRKQKRKRKSEKASPFASYEDYEHLMEEDGDESHRTREKPAGKKHKSKKSKK, encoded by the exons ATGTCGAAGTCCAATTCCAAGAACAAGAAGCTCTCCAAGGAGCCACAGGACTTAGAACTCATCAAATCCGACGTAGCCTCATTCGCCTCTTCCCTTGGCTTGTCCACTTCCCAATCCTATTCCGGTTTCAACGACGTTGATTTCCGCAAGCCAAACAAGCCCCCAAAGAAGGATAAGAAGCAACGCGAAACCGCCACCAAACCACTGCAGCGGAACAACCAAGCACCGAGCACCAAGGAAACAAGTAGAAGCAATGCCCACCATGAGAAGGCAAACCCGAAACCCAAAACCCCGGTTTTGTCACTGGAAGACGGGAACAAGGAGAGAGGGTTCAACAGGTTCAAGAACCTTCCAAAACTTCCTCTGGTGAAGGCGAGCGCGTTGGGAGTGTGGTTCGAGGACGCTGCTGAGCTGGAAGCGAAGGTGGTTGGGGAAGGGAAGAAGGTGGAGGTGAAGGATTTGGAAGAGTGGCGGGGGTTTgtggagaagaagagagaattGGGTGAGAGGTTGATGGCGCAGTACGCGCAGGACTACGAGTCGACGAGAGGGCAGAGCAGTGATATCAAGATGCTGGTGTCTACACAGAGGTCTGGAACTGCTGCGGACAAGGTCTCTGCTTTCTCTGTGTTAGTTGGAGACAACCCTGTTGCAAACCTGCGCTCAATTGATGCACTTTTAG GAATGGTGACATCCAAGGTTGGGAAGCGCCATGCTTTGACAGGGTTTGAAGCACTTCAAGAATTATTCATTGCGAG CTTATTACCGGATCGAAAATTGAAGACCTTGATACAGCGGCCATTAAATCATGTTCCTGAAACCAAAGATGGATATTCCCTTCTACTGTTCTGGTATTGGGAGGAATGTTTGAAGCAGAG ATATGAAAGATTTGTTGTTGCACTTGAAGAAGCGTCACGAGACATGCTACCGGCTCTTAAAAACAAGGCACTAAAG AGCATATATATTCTGTTGAGTAGGAAGTCAGAGCAAGAGCGCAAACTACTTTCTGCTCTTGTTAATAAA CTTGGGGATCCGGATAATAGGGCCGCATCTAATGCTGACTATCACTTGTCAAACCTGTTGTCTGACCACCCAAATATGAAG GCCGTGGTTATTGACGAGGTGGATACTTTTCTCTTTCGGCCCCATTTAGGACCACGTTCACAGTACCATGCT GTTAACTTCTTAAGCCAAATCCGTCTAACAAATAGAGGAGATGGACCAAAAGTGGCAAAACGTCTAATAGATGTTTATTTTGCGCTGTTTAAG GTATTAATCTCAAGTGCAAGCAGCAATCAAAAGCTTGATAAAAGCAGCAAGGCAAATCCAAAAGAGCAAAAATCAAAAAGTACACCTGAATCACATGCTGAATTGGACTCCCGGCTTCTTTCAGCACTCCTAACT GGAGTGAATAGGGCATTTCCTTATGTATCAAGCACTGAAGTCGATGACATTGTTGATGTTCAAACCCCAATTCTTTTCCAGTTG gttcattcaaaaaattttaacgtAGGAGTTCAAGCACTGATGCTTCTCGATAAAATCACATCCAAGAATCAGATAGCTAGTGATCGATTTTACCGTGCATTGTACTCTAAACTTCTGCTTCCAGCTGCCATGAATACGTCCAAG GCAGAAATGTTCGTTGCACTTCTTCTAAGAGCAATGAAAAGAGATGTAAATTTAAAGCGTGTGGCTGCCTTTTCTAAACGTCTATTGCAG GTTGCACTTCAGATGCCACCGCAATATGCCTGTGCATGCCTTTTTCTTCTGTCCGAACTCCTTAAAGCCAGACCACCTCTATG GAACATGGTGTTGCAGAGTGAATCTATTGATGACGAActagaacactttgaagatgTTATAGAAGAAACTGATAATGAACCTAGCACCGTATCCAAAAAACAAGCTGATAATATTACCCTTGCTCAGAATGGAGATGATGAAAATAATGATAGTGATTCTTCGGAAGGCAAAGACGATCTTCCAGCATCTTCTGAGGATGACGATGATTCAGATGGTGCTTCAGAGGAGGATGCAGATTTTTTGCTTGCGAAGGATGAACCGAGTATCAAAAAACCGAAGTCTGCatccaaaaataaatcaaaatctgCATCTGATGATGAAGGACAGCAATCTAAGGTATCTGCCAAGAAGTCTTTACTGCCTGGAGGCTATGACCCACGACACCGAGAACCTTCTTATTG CAATGCAGACCGGGTAAGTTGGTGGGAGTTAATGGTACTTGCTTCGCACGCACACCCTTCAGTTTCCACCATGGCCAGAACTCTTCTTTCTGGGGCAAACGTCGTCTACAATGGAAACCCATTAAGTGACCTAAATCTCACAGCTTTCCTTGACAAATTCATGGAGAAGAAACCGAAACAGAGCTCATGGCATGGTGGTTCCCAGATTGAACCTACTAAACAG ATGGACATTAACAACCACTTGATTGGCAAAGAAATTCTTTCACTCGCCGAAGAAGATGTGCCCCCAGAAGATCTCGTCTTCCACAAATTCTATACAAACAAAATGAGCTCTAaaccgaagaagaagaagaaaaagaagtcaGCTGATGATGAGGATGCTGACTTCTTTGACGATGACGAGGAGGTTGAAGGTGGGGATGAGAGCGATAATGAAGAGATCGAGAATCTCTTGGATACTGCTGAAGCGGAGAGATATGATTACGATGATTTAGACAATGTCGCTGAAGAGGAAGACGATGACTTGATTGGTGATGCCGATATACCGTCGGATATGTCAGGAGGAGAGGCTGACGATGCCATTGATGATGACGACGACGCCACGATTGATGAcgatgacgacgacgacgacaACGACGACATTGAGATTGGAGATATTGACGATGCCTCAGATGTTGATTTTGATGAGGATGAAGTcgacaaaagaaaacaaaaacgaaAACGCAAGAGTGAAAAGGCATCTCCGTTTGCAAGTTACGAAGATTATGAGCATCTAATGGAAGAGGATGGTGACGAGAGTCACAGGACACGGGAAAAACCCGCCGGAAAAAAACACAAGTCCAAAAAGAGTAAAAAATAG